The Myxocyprinus asiaticus isolate MX2 ecotype Aquarium Trade chromosome 19, UBuf_Myxa_2, whole genome shotgun sequence nucleotide sequence gacatttttcaaaacatctttgtgttcagcagtataaaaaaaaaaaaaacgtcatacacatctgggatggcatgatgggtaagtaaatgatgagaatttttatgtttgggtgaactatcccttcaacatGCAATTtgtgttaaatacattttattaaaaatgtaaatgactgacagccctaattgcATCACGTGCACATGTTTTTAAGTAACCCCCATTTATCTTCCATTTCATCAGAAGTGTGAGCTTTAAGGACTAGCCAGGCTTGAAGTGCAAAAGAAAACGATGGCTTATAACACTGGTCATAATACCTCGAGAGAGCGGCCTGTCACATTTGCACTGTCAAGACATCACATGAATATTTGTGGAAGATTCTTGTGTGTAGCAAATCTTGAAGAAACCTTTTGTTGGACCAGACATGTCTCAGTCCCGACAGTCCTTCCTTTGGCTTTTAAAAACCTTTGTATTTAAGTAAAATGATGCCAAAAAAAAGCCTGTCACTAGAGCTGTCATTTGTctaatatgtttttattaactTAAAAGCAATTGTATTGCAGTGGTTGTGGCCCTGTTACATGTTTGTATTGTCTGTGTTTTGCATAGTTTTGTACTTTTTGGAAtgaaaaaaagtaactttttatatCTTTACATTGCAGACTTTTAGCAGGTTAAACTTGAGAGTCtgtgttttaaaatgtgaaagtgtGACCAAATCCTTCAGTCAAATTTAAGTTGATATGGCCATGATACATATGGCTGTATTAATGTCACACTACAGCAAACACTTGCTAtccaaacccttttttttttttatgtttacatgtgTATAGTAGATGGTTCTTGTAAACTGATTAACTTATgaataaacataatttttaaatgacCTGTCTTTATTTGGTATTATATTCATCCTCTTCTGGCCAGTCTGTGTATTGTTTAATATAATTCTTGTTGGTTTATGTGCAGAACATTTTGTAGACCtgaatgtttttcatgtttcatctTTTTGTACTATTTAAAGCTACacaatgtaacttttggccctctagcggttaaaaaataaaaccatgcgtcttgtggaagaacattgttttggttgtgctttggctctgctcctctgcgtggatgtatgtggttcgaggcatcggtgtacacatggatccaggacatcttatcagagcgaatggacaaataaataacgaaagaaaggaaaagacggatatccgaaacgtgccatatcttatgctgttgttttgacttattggaaacattaatgttttgaaataaatgacgttacaaaagttagatAACGTtttttaacattagacacaatgattgctagtctgataaggtcaaacattgtaaagtttttataactgcaggatattctggccaaatagaccacgatagcagctaatttatagattgtcattgttaccaaccagtggtcaacataatttcaagactcacatgtccttggcaagactaggactaaaggatttatttatataaattattgccgttataaagaaaaatacacacgtgtgctaacAAGTGAACATTTCTGCACCGATAACAGTATAATTATGgcatttcactacacacacaaaccatatcaataaaatatattacCTGATGAGTaagaaaaaaagccatctctgggtcacttttaaatacTTTCAGATCTCTGAGATGTCAGCACCTCTGAAAAGACAAGCCGATGTGATTTGGGTTGATTACGGACTCTTGTCACTTTCCATTTTTctttgtagactctgctctgttctgggtttttacaaccggtgatttcccggaggtttgccattttgaatgatccatggtcaatttttctcgttcgttgtgacaacaaatttTCATCTTcgcgctactcccacaccatacatgcgctacagtagccggagcttattttctctgtgtacagatATGACAAGAACATGCACGGGTATGCAATTTCCCTCAAAAATCCGTCCCgatagctctaaaatataaataattattataggtttatcgaagtgtatttgggtaaagacatggtttggaagatggattgttTTGCACACTCTCaataacattgttattttttaacaaaaaaagttacatagtgtagctttatgtaaaaataaaacaaaataggcTTCTGCAAACTTTAATATTGCAGTGACAGAAGCTTGTGCTTACTAATATAAAACCCCCATGATAGTCTTGTGCACAGCACAATGTTTTAAAGTAAATGCCCCACTCATGGACATACCACTGCATCTCatgaacacaaaaaatatttgatagATCGAGTACTTCTAGTTTTAAATAGTGGTTTGAACTTAAATAGCTCTCAAATACACTGTACTGAGGCTTCAAATATTTTTTCAGTTCTGTACAGGAAAAAAAGaatcaagtaaaatgtattataatattgACATATTAAAGATTATACACCAAAAAACCAAAGTCTTTGCTAATGCCTACAGTATTCAGTGGTTGTGTTGGGCAAAGCATAGCCGAACAGAGAAAAGTCTAATATATACTTGGGCAGGAGCTCTTTGAGAATCTTCTGTGGCACAGTGCATAAATAATAATGCAATGTTTCCTTGGTAACAGGTTTGTACCATGTTTGTCGTTCAGGAAAACGTACATGTTGAGGTGCCCCGACACGTTCCAACACATATGCCGCATCCCTCTCCAGCCTTTCGTATGTGCCAATGAAATTGTATTCTATAGCACAGGGTTGGCACAGGTTGTAGATGGGCATCCAGTGTTCGTTCATGCGCTCAGGATCTTCGTCTAGCAAATAACGTACAAACTCGGTAAACGTCACATCATTTCCTACTATCTTTTCATCATTTGTATAGCCTTCTCTATACCGTCGTATGATCTCTGCTCCATATTTATGCTGGTACGCCTCAATTTCGCCAAACTTGTTGCGATAGGCAGAAAGCAAGCGGGCCATTGGCTCCCGTACAAACAGGAATTTAAAATAGTGCTGTAGTCGATGGCGAATCTCATCAGGTGAAAATTCAGAAAGGAAGAGCAAGTCAGTGCGGTGATCCATCTTCACTTTGATGTCCACATTGGCCAGAGCACCACTCAGTACTTTCAGTACACGTTTCCAGTTGGAACAGGCTACTTTGGGTACATAGCAGTACAGGAAACGATGCTCGTCATTTACAAGGATGTGCTGAAGGAGAGTCTTCCTCTGCAGGGGACTGAGAGACCAGACACTGTGAGGCATGTTCTTCTGACCACACATTGATCTTATGGTGCGATTACGGATCTCCTGTAAAATCTGGGGAGAAAAAGAGACAAATGTTTAATAACTCCATGGCAACCTAACTGTCAGCCCACCATTAATATAATTTTCTCCTAATGTCCAAGACCAAtaaaacatttactgtacatgtataaaTAGCAATCTATGTTTCTAAACATCTACCCATCCTCAGGCCAGAAGCAgatgaaatatgaaaatgttaCTAAATAGACAAATATTTACACTGGACATTCCACTGGCTGACcaaatattctcttttttttctacACAATCTTAATTCAGAAATCGTCTTGATgcttatacaaaaaaaaaataaagtatgcaAAATATGTGACTACATAAagacatttatttacttttatcatCATGAGAATATGCCCATTGTCAACTTTCAATTGCAATTCTGAgaaccaaaactcttgaattgTTATCAGTCTCAGATATAGCTAAAATATGTGATTGTAATCTTGTATCTTCTGTGAAGAACACAACAAAGATCCTAACTTGAAAGTATCAAATTTCCATTTCATACCTTGGCGTCAAGGTTTCCACCCATTTAAGATTTTCTGATATGAAATATGGAGTTTCTCTGTTCcctgaatttattttttccacatgcTAATTTTAACTTAAACCATCAAATTGGGAAACAAGATAATCGGATTGTATCtagttttacacattaaaattACCATGATGACCATGAAGTATCTAATGagtagtggttgaccaatatggtttttttttttaatggccgatgcagaTATCCAGGGAGCAGGGAGGCCGATAGGCCGATTTATCACATGATTTAATATGGTAAATAACAtatacataaaattgctaaaatacactatattgccaaaagtattcgctcatctgcctttagacgcatatgaacttaagtgacatcccattcttaatccatagggtttaatatgacgtcggcccaccctttgcagctataaccgcttcagctcttctgggaaggctttccacaaggtttaggagtgtgtttatgggaatttttgaccattcttccagaagcgcatttgtgaggtcagacactgatgttgaacgagaaggcctggctcgcagtcttcgttctaattcatcccaaaggtgctctatcgggttgaggtcaggactctgtgcaggccagtcaagttcttccacaccaaactcactcatccatgtctttatggaccttgctttgtgcactggtgcgcagtcatgttggaacaggaaggggccatccccaaactgttcccacaaagttgggagcatggaattgtccaaaatctcttggtatgctgaagcattcagagttcctttcattggaactaaggggccaagcccagctcctgaaaaacaaccccacaccataatcccccctccaccaaacttaaCAGTTGGCACAacgcagtcagacaagtaccgttctcctggcaaccgccaaacctagactcgtccatcagattgccagatggagaagcgtgattagtcactccagagaacgcgtctccactgctctagagtccagtggcggcgtgctttacaccactgcatccgacgcttttcATTGGACTTGGTgatatatggcttggatgcagctgctcggccatggaaacccattccatgaagctctctacgcactgttcttgagctaatctgaaggccacatgaactttggaggtctgtagcgattgactctgcagaaagttggcgacctctgcgcactatgcgcctcagcatccgctgaccccgctctgtcattttacgtggcctaccacttcgtggctgagttgctgtcattcccaatcgcttccactttgttctaataccactgacagttgactgtggaatatttagtagcgaggaaatttcacgactggacttgttgcacaggtggcatcctatcacagtaccacgctggaattcactgagctcctgagagcggcccattctttcacaaatgtttgtagaagcagtctgcatgcctaggtgcttcattttatacacctgtggccatggaagtgattggaacacctgaattcaattatttggatgggtgagcgaatacttttggcaatatagtgtagcatTATGTTTActcaaaatttcacacaaaaatttaactttgtaaacattgtataagattttattttttaagggaatgcaaactattcagggctccagactaaaaaatgacttgggagccactggctcctaaacggaaacattaaggagccaaatggctgtttgtagtagccaaatcacagattttctctatttatttagattgctgttcagaaacaagatagaaagccgaagaaaaggaagtcagctgataacccatttaTTGAAGgttaaaacagtatatatagttaagataagtttgcattcccttttgtctcaaaaaTGTTCaaacccctttcataatttatactaattatttttatttagtactgcccttcagaatctacattactgataattacataaagtatagtaggcatatagtagtgtgttgtcttctttagcatcaatgaatgtttgcaccttgtgtaatagttgtgtacaagtccctcaattgtcctgtgtgtcaaaagcttgattttattatatatacacaggtgcatctcaataaattagaatgtcatggaaaagttcatttatttcagtaattcaactcaaattgtgaaacttgtgtattaaaaaatttcaatgcacacagactgaagtagtttaagtcttcggttcttttaattgtgatgattttggctcacatttaacaaaaacccaccaattcactatctcaaaaaattagaatatggtgacatgccatcagctaatcaactcaaaacacctgcaaaggtttcctgagccttcaaaatggtctctcagtttggttcactaggctacacaatcatggggaagactgctgatctgacagtttgtccagaagacaatcattgacacccttcacaaggagggtaagccacaaacattcattgccaaagaagctggctgttcacagagtgctgtatccaagcatgttaacagaaagttgagtggaaggaaaaagtgtggaagaaaaagatgcacaaccaaccgagagtaccgcagccttatgattgtccagcaaaatcgattcaagaatttgggtgaacttcacaaggaatggactgaggctggggtcaagggatcaagagccaccacacacagacatgtcaaggaatttggctacagttgtcgtattcctcttgttaagccactcctgaaccacagacaacatcagaggcgtcttacctgggctaaggagaagaagaactggactgttgcccagtgttccaaagtcctcttttcagatgagagcaagttttgtatttcatttggaaaccaaggtcctagagtctggaggaagggtggagaagctcatagcccaagttgcttgaagtccagtgttaagtttccacagtctgtgatgatttggggtgcaatgtcatctgctggtgttggtccattgtgttttttgaaaaccaaagtcactgcacccatttaccaagaaattttggagcacttcaggcttccttctgctgaccagctttttaaagatgctgatttcattttccagcaggatttggcacctgcccacactgccaaaagcaccaaaagttggttaaatgaccatggtgttggtgtgcttgactggccagcaaactcaccagacctgaaccccatagagaatctatggggtattgtcaagaggaaaatgagaaacaagagaccaaaaaatgcagatgagctgaaggccactgtcaaagaaacctgggcttccataccacctcagcagtgccacaaactgatcacctccacgccacgccgaattgaggcagtaattaaagcaaaaggagcccctaccaagtattgagtacatatacagtaaatgaacatactttccagaaggccaacaattcactaaaaatgttttttttattggtcttatatattctaattttttgagatagtaaattggtgggtttttgttaaatgtgagccaaaatcatcacaattaaaagaaccaaagacttaaactacttcagtctgtgtgcattgaatttatttaatacacgagtttcacaatttgagttgaattactgaaataaatgaacttttccatgacattctaatttattgagatgcacctgtatacacacacacacacacacacacacacacacacaaccggtcaaaagttttgaaacacttgactgaaatgtttctcatgatcttaaaaatcttttgatctgaaggcgtatgcttaaatgtttgaaattagttttgtagacaaaaatataattgtgccaacatattaatttaattcattataaaactaaaatttaatttaaaaaaaagtttttttaaatggatgacttggaccaaataataaagaaaagcagccaataagtgcccaacatacatgggaactccttcaatactgtttgaaaagcatcccagggtgatacctcaagaagctggttgatatatatatatatatatatattttttttaaatgtctgcactcccagttgtgagctcactgatggctgattcgctgagaaagtgaatctgattcaaacccgagctcctgagttcaaaccctcagttcttttcgggtgattcatgaaaaagatccggttcaaaagagtcatttgttcacgactctcttgcGCTGGGTTTGTTATTGCATGCGGTGCAGCGaacagaacaggtgaaaagcAGCGCGAGACACTGGTTGTGCGcgttataaaaatatattcaataactcaaaagatgatatctgatgaaaccacatgaacgcacacaacccgactgtcgccagtggcaactagatttttaattattgtcataatcaattatttttggtcacatttgcaaccattttagttacaGTCTGGAGCCCAGctattgtgagggcacacaaaacttattgcgatggcatgcaaactattgcaagggaacgcaaaacttattgcgagggcacgcaaacgattgcgagggcacgcaaacgattgcgagggcacgcaaacgattgcgagggcacacaaactCGGGCTCAACCGTTGGTGTTGAAATAGCAAGctcttggggggcctgggtagcttagcgagtattgacgctgactaccacccctggagtcatgagttcgaatccagggtgtgctgaatgactccaaccaggtctcctaagcaaccaaattggcccggttgctagggagggtagagtcacatggggtaacctccttgtggtcgctataatgtgtggttttcgctctcggtggggcgcgtgttgTGTTGTGCGTTgatgcggaggacgaatctcagttgcctcctcgtccGAGATGGTCAATCTCACACGCTACgactccacggtaacacgctcgacaagccacatgataagatgcgcggattgaccatctcggacgaggaggcaactgagattcgtcctccaccacctagattgaggcgagtcactacgccaccacgaggacctagaatgCATtcggaattccaaattggggagaaaagaa carries:
- the LOC127456720 gene encoding carbohydrate sulfotransferase 14-like; the encoded protein is MTPRKQEYGIKRSSGTRSGPLMHFTPPVSATSRRRHNAVVPSVLMFAVIVASGGLLVMIEKGMLNSVETPPPRANGNKVDYRARNNDPDVDQESQILQEIRNRTIRSMCGQKNMPHSVWSLSPLQRKTLLQHILVNDEHRFLYCYVPKVACSNWKRVLKVLSGALANVDIKVKMDHRTDLLFLSEFSPDEIRHRLQHYFKFLFVREPMARLLSAYRNKFGEIEAYQHKYGAEIIRRYREGYTNDEKIVGNDVTFTEFVRYLLDEDPERMNEHWMPIYNLCQPCAIEYNFIGTYERLERDAAYVLERVGAPQHVRFPERQTWYKPVTKETLHYYLCTVPQKILKELLPKYILDFSLFGYALPNTTTEYCRH